One window of the Granulicella arctica genome contains the following:
- a CDS encoding alkaline phosphatase family protein: protein MYPKSMRKYASALLTLLLALPAATPASAEAYNARPKLVIILVLDQFRGDYLDRYRADFKTPNGFNLFLNRGAYFTDCYYDYANTMTAPGHSTIGTGAYTDGHGISLNEWWDLKRSTTHPVSSVDDEQYSLVGNDDGPQVGTSPRNELASTLGDEVVLATRGQSKLFGISLKDRAAILTSGHASNGAFWLDHASGKFVSSTYWGPQLPAWVQAFNNSGRAAQAIKEANGKTGDFYNTVGRSPASVSYLLDFAKSLVAAEQMGKHDVTDVLTISISSTDILGHQVGPDAPEQRAMIDATDTHLNDFFTWLNTHVDGGLPNVWVALTGDHGVAPIPAEAAKLGIPASSLDLGKLQTALNASMNQHFATTGKAYLFKAQELPYLALDPRAFSDIKISEKEAEQAAADLLPAALEATLPAQPDSPSQQRLPARPLIRHVYTKQQMAAGDVPATDEGRRILHSYSPNGGWYVMVTFGMYELAGTHGTNHFTPYSYDRHVPLAFFGSPFVPGTYHDLVQPVDIAATFASLLGVNRPSAAVGHVVIEALKAQPNKVVAKP from the coding sequence TTGTACCCTAAGTCCATGCGAAAGTACGCCTCTGCCCTCCTCACGCTCCTGCTCGCGCTCCCCGCCGCCACACCCGCCAGCGCAGAGGCCTACAACGCCAGGCCCAAGCTCGTCATCATCCTGGTCCTCGACCAGTTCCGCGGCGACTACCTCGACCGCTACCGCGCCGACTTCAAAACCCCCAACGGCTTCAACCTCTTCCTCAACCGGGGCGCTTACTTCACCGACTGCTACTACGACTACGCCAACACCATGACTGCCCCCGGCCACTCCACCATCGGCACCGGTGCCTACACCGACGGCCACGGCATCTCGCTCAACGAGTGGTGGGACCTCAAACGCTCCACAACCCACCCCGTCAGCTCCGTCGACGACGAGCAATACTCCCTTGTCGGCAACGATGACGGCCCCCAGGTCGGCACCTCCCCGCGCAACGAACTCGCCTCCACCCTCGGTGACGAGGTCGTCCTCGCGACCCGCGGCCAGTCCAAGCTCTTCGGCATCTCCCTCAAAGACCGCGCCGCCATCCTCACCTCCGGCCACGCCTCGAACGGTGCCTTCTGGCTCGATCACGCCTCCGGCAAGTTCGTCTCCTCCACCTACTGGGGACCGCAGCTTCCCGCCTGGGTCCAGGCCTTCAACAACAGCGGCCGCGCCGCACAGGCCATCAAGGAGGCCAACGGCAAGACCGGCGACTTCTACAACACCGTAGGCCGCAGCCCCGCCTCCGTCTCCTACCTGCTGGACTTCGCAAAGTCCCTCGTAGCCGCCGAGCAAATGGGCAAGCACGACGTCACCGACGTCCTCACCATCTCTATCTCCTCCACCGACATCCTCGGCCACCAGGTCGGCCCCGACGCACCCGAGCAGCGCGCCATGATCGACGCCACCGACACCCACCTCAACGACTTCTTCACCTGGCTCAACACCCACGTTGACGGCGGCCTCCCCAACGTCTGGGTAGCCCTCACCGGCGACCACGGCGTCGCGCCCATCCCTGCCGAAGCCGCGAAACTCGGCATCCCCGCCTCCAGCCTCGACCTCGGCAAGCTGCAGACAGCCCTCAACGCCAGCATGAACCAGCACTTCGCCACCACCGGCAAGGCCTATCTCTTCAAAGCGCAGGAGCTTCCCTATCTAGCCCTCGACCCACGCGCCTTCTCCGACATAAAGATCTCCGAAAAGGAAGCCGAGCAGGCCGCAGCCGACCTCCTCCCCGCAGCCTTGGAAGCCACCCTCCCCGCCCAGCCCGATAGCCCAAGCCAGCAACGCCTTCCCGCGCGCCCCCTCATCCGCCACGTCTACACGAAGCAGCAGATGGCCGCCGGCGACGTCCCCGCGACCGACGAAGGCCGACGCATCCTCCACAGCTACTCCCCCAACGGCGGCTGGTACGTCATGGTCACCTTCGGCATGTACGAGCTGGCCGGAACCCACGGCACCAATCACTTCACCCCGTACTCCTACGATCGCCACGTCCCCCTGGCCTTCTTCGGCTCACCCTTCGTCCCCGGCACCTACCACGATCTCGTCCAGCCCGTAGACATTGCCGCCACCTTCGCCTCACTCCTCGGCGTCAACCGCCCCTCCGCCGCCGTCGGCCACGTAGTGATTGAGGCCCTCAAGGCACAGCCTAATAAGGTAGTGGCAAAGCCTTAG
- the serS gene encoding serine--tRNA ligase translates to MIDLGYVRANFGLVEEKLRARGADPAVMLKDFAAIDRERREAITEAETLKAERNRLTEQISELRRSAGDATALTEETKGLKVRGEGLEAAAAAADERLREMMQGLPNLPADDVPLGKSEHDNVQVKVWGEKPAFDFAAKAHWEIGEALGILDFERAAKISGSRFVVHFGQGARLERALANFMIDLHTGEHGYTEVLPPSVVNSKSLFGTGQLPKFAEDLFHCDDKGAYEAGKYQDNDHWLIPTAEVPVTNLLRDETLQEAELPISFCAYTPCYRSEAGSYGKDVRGMIRQHQFQKVELVKFVRPEDSSAAHEALTRHAETVLEKLGLPYRRMLLCTGDMGFSAAKTFDLEVWLPGQGLYREISSCSNFEAFQARRANIRYKAVGQKKSEFLHTLNGSGLAIGRTYLAVLENYQQADGTVRVPEVLVPYMGGETVIGKQAGKR, encoded by the coding sequence ATGATTGACCTTGGGTATGTTCGGGCTAACTTTGGCCTTGTGGAAGAGAAGTTGCGAGCGCGTGGGGCTGATCCTGCGGTGATGTTGAAGGACTTTGCGGCGATCGATCGGGAGCGTCGCGAGGCGATTACCGAGGCGGAGACGCTGAAGGCTGAGCGGAATCGGCTGACGGAGCAGATCTCCGAGTTGCGGCGTTCGGCTGGGGATGCGACGGCTCTGACGGAGGAGACGAAGGGGCTGAAGGTTCGCGGTGAAGGACTGGAGGCTGCGGCTGCTGCGGCGGATGAGCGGCTGCGGGAGATGATGCAGGGGCTGCCGAATCTGCCTGCGGACGATGTGCCGCTGGGCAAGAGCGAGCACGACAATGTGCAGGTGAAGGTGTGGGGCGAGAAGCCCGCCTTCGACTTCGCGGCGAAGGCACATTGGGAGATCGGGGAGGCGCTCGGGATACTGGATTTTGAGCGGGCGGCTAAGATCTCGGGTTCACGGTTTGTGGTGCACTTCGGGCAGGGAGCGCGGTTGGAGCGGGCGCTGGCTAACTTCATGATCGACTTGCATACGGGGGAGCATGGGTATACCGAGGTGCTGCCACCCAGTGTGGTGAATTCGAAGAGTCTGTTTGGGACAGGGCAGTTGCCGAAGTTTGCCGAGGACTTGTTTCACTGCGACGACAAGGGCGCCTATGAGGCAGGGAAGTACCAGGATAACGATCACTGGCTGATCCCGACGGCTGAGGTTCCGGTGACGAACCTGCTGCGCGATGAGACCTTGCAGGAGGCCGAACTGCCGATCTCGTTTTGTGCGTATACGCCTTGCTATCGGAGTGAGGCGGGGAGCTATGGCAAGGATGTTCGCGGGATGATCCGGCAGCACCAGTTTCAGAAGGTGGAGCTGGTGAAGTTTGTGCGGCCAGAGGATTCTTCGGCGGCGCATGAGGCGCTGACGCGGCATGCGGAGACGGTGCTGGAGAAGCTGGGCCTGCCGTATCGGCGGATGCTGCTGTGTACAGGCGATATGGGATTTTCGGCGGCGAAGACCTTTGATCTGGAGGTATGGCTGCCGGGGCAGGGGCTGTATCGGGAGATTAGTTCTTGCTCGAACTTTGAGGCGTTTCAGGCTCGGCGGGCGAATATCCGGTACAAGGCTGTCGGGCAGAAGAAGTCTGAATTTCTACATACGCTCAACGGCAGCGGACTGGCAATTGGGCGGACTTATCTCGCGGTGCTGGAGAATTATCAGCAGGCGGATGGGACGGTTCGGGTGCCGGAGGTGCTGGTGCCGTACATGGGTGGCGAGACGGTGATCGGGAAGCAAGCGGGGAAGCGGTAG
- a CDS encoding LolA family protein, with the protein MMKLRCVVAFAVMMTGGALAQAPAAHLAGVLSQMDAASAKFQSAEADFQWDFYERVTRSTSTQAGTIFFQKQKSTTEMGAKMTTPGLKFLSFKENGLQIYDPGPNTLLKISTAKNGAQVESFLTLGFGGSGRDLEKAWTIKDLGAETVDGVSTAKLDLVSKDQNVQNMFSHVTVWIDLARDISLRQEFFTPSDDKRTAIYKNIRYNGKVDKKPYEIKTNSKTSVSNR; encoded by the coding sequence ATGATGAAGCTTCGGTGTGTGGTGGCGTTTGCGGTGATGATGACGGGGGGAGCGTTGGCGCAGGCTCCTGCGGCGCATCTGGCGGGGGTGCTGAGCCAGATGGATGCGGCGAGCGCGAAGTTCCAGTCAGCTGAGGCTGACTTTCAGTGGGATTTTTATGAGCGGGTGACGCGGTCGACCTCGACGCAGGCTGGGACGATCTTCTTTCAAAAGCAGAAGAGCACGACGGAGATGGGCGCGAAGATGACGACGCCGGGCTTGAAGTTCCTGAGCTTCAAGGAGAATGGACTGCAGATCTATGATCCGGGTCCGAATACGCTGTTGAAGATTTCGACGGCAAAGAACGGAGCGCAGGTGGAGAGCTTCCTGACGCTTGGGTTTGGGGGAAGCGGACGGGATCTGGAGAAGGCGTGGACGATCAAGGATCTGGGAGCGGAGACTGTGGATGGTGTTTCGACAGCCAAACTGGACCTTGTGTCGAAGGATCAGAATGTGCAGAACATGTTCTCGCATGTGACGGTGTGGATCGATCTGGCACGTGACATTTCGTTGCGGCAGGAGTTCTTTACACCTTCGGACGATAAGCGGACGGCGATCTATAAGAACATTCGCTATAACGGCAAGGTGGATAAGAAGCCGTATGAGATTAAGACGAACTCTAAGACGAGTGTGTCGAATCGGTAG
- a CDS encoding polysaccharide deacetylase family protein, with protein sequence MSDPVFYDPQRKRWKRLRRIFDVLALLGLVVGALFVVGLLRMKPLPELLLPMQKRNFRTLAHQATDNKSGQKLHRAAHRRTDRKPSEIPFNSGEGLRAAYYVEDDPASYSSLKQHVKQIDLLFPEWLHMVTPDGSLTAYSLDNRPYPVVDAAGVHLVDRENKVARVISDAHEDTEVFPLINNYDPTVNKFLPNIGEFLKNPVARQNFIQQIDTFLAKNPSYRGLSLDFEEIPTEAQPGFQALVAALYADFHPRNLRLYVNTPVADDDFNLKYIADNSDGLLLMNYDQHQTESEPGPIAAQDWFVDNLKRVLKTVPKEKIICSLGSYGYDWVSQLPTEASAVKGKKKATPAAPKFLYAQTVSTQTAWQAAFDSASQIDLDDDSLNVHFAYDDNDAHIRHQIWFLDAVTVLNQMRAAQALGLQTFALWQLGSEDNSLWKIWDRPGHADPAKDLASVDPGYDVDTEGNGDILRVTRKPQIGRREITMDDDDDVPLASRSVTQERMESYPLSYTIEQYGYQAKKVALSFDDGPDPTWTPKILDILKKYGVSGTFFMIGEEAQDNVGVMKRVYREGHEIGNHTYTHPDISEISNRSIDLQLNFTERLFASKLGVQPLYFRPPYSIDQEPDTNDQAAPVDRIEGLGYIIIGNKIDTNDWDEHPRKSPQEITDSVFDAIAQMDARPWTRGSIILLHDGGGDRSPTIAALPVLIETLRARGYEIVPVSQLLGKTRAEVMPALTSRQRWQAAVDSIAFFFISFFNHFVIGVFFVGDVLMSARLIVIGVFAVIDRLRKRKNFATADYLPRVAVLIPAYNEEVVIVRTIRSAMMSTYKNIRIIVIDDGSKDRTSQVARDAYPADIESGRLTVLTKPNGGKADALNYALERIDEDIYVGIDADGVIAHDAITKMVCHFANPKIGAVAGNAKVGNRVNLWTRWQALEYITSQNFERRALDLFDVVMVVPGAIGAWRTAAVRAGNGYHTNTVAEDADLTMNLLEQGYSVIYEDQALAFTEAPVNMDGLMRQRFRWSFGILQAIFKHRGAIRQHRAMGLFALPNILIFQILLPLVSPLIDLMFVFGVIHYLVDRHFHPETASTTSFYKLLGFFLAFTVIDFCASALAFTLERKNKASKGDFWLLFHIWIQRFTYRQVFSLVLFKTVKRAIDGKPFAWDKLDRTAKMSKSTEKMMQ encoded by the coding sequence ATGAGCGATCCAGTTTTCTACGACCCGCAACGAAAGCGCTGGAAGCGTCTGCGGCGCATCTTCGACGTGCTCGCTCTGCTCGGCCTCGTGGTGGGAGCGCTCTTCGTGGTGGGATTGCTGCGGATGAAGCCGCTGCCGGAGCTCTTGCTGCCGATGCAGAAGCGGAACTTCCGCACACTGGCGCACCAGGCGACAGACAACAAATCCGGGCAGAAGCTGCATCGTGCTGCGCACCGACGAACGGATCGGAAGCCTTCGGAGATTCCGTTCAACTCGGGTGAAGGTCTGCGTGCGGCGTACTACGTTGAGGATGACCCGGCCAGCTATTCTTCTTTGAAGCAGCATGTGAAACAGATTGACCTGCTGTTTCCTGAGTGGCTGCACATGGTGACGCCGGATGGGTCGCTGACGGCGTACTCACTCGATAATCGGCCGTATCCGGTGGTGGATGCGGCGGGTGTGCACCTTGTGGATCGCGAGAATAAGGTCGCTCGGGTGATCTCGGACGCGCACGAAGATACGGAAGTCTTTCCGCTGATCAATAACTACGACCCGACGGTCAACAAGTTTTTGCCAAACATCGGCGAGTTTCTGAAGAACCCGGTAGCGCGTCAGAACTTCATCCAGCAGATTGACACATTTCTGGCGAAGAACCCTAGCTATCGTGGACTTTCTCTGGACTTCGAAGAGATTCCCACCGAGGCGCAGCCGGGCTTTCAGGCCTTGGTGGCAGCGCTCTATGCGGACTTCCATCCGCGAAATCTTCGGTTGTACGTGAATACGCCGGTTGCTGATGATGACTTCAACCTGAAGTACATCGCCGACAACTCCGACGGCCTGCTGCTGATGAACTACGACCAGCACCAAACGGAGAGTGAACCGGGTCCGATTGCGGCGCAGGATTGGTTTGTCGACAATCTAAAGCGCGTTCTGAAGACGGTGCCGAAGGAAAAGATTATCTGTTCGCTGGGCAGCTATGGCTACGACTGGGTCTCCCAGTTGCCGACGGAGGCCTCGGCTGTCAAGGGGAAGAAGAAGGCTACACCGGCGGCTCCGAAGTTCCTGTACGCGCAGACTGTGTCGACGCAGACAGCATGGCAAGCGGCGTTCGACTCTGCGTCGCAGATCGATCTTGATGATGACTCGCTCAACGTGCACTTCGCGTATGACGACAATGACGCGCACATTCGCCACCAGATCTGGTTTCTGGATGCGGTGACGGTGCTGAACCAGATGCGTGCGGCCCAGGCGTTGGGGTTGCAGACGTTTGCGCTGTGGCAGCTTGGGTCGGAAGATAACTCGCTCTGGAAGATCTGGGACAGGCCGGGGCATGCCGATCCTGCAAAGGACCTGGCGAGTGTGGACCCCGGCTACGACGTGGATACAGAAGGGAATGGAGACATCCTGAGGGTGACGCGTAAGCCGCAGATTGGGCGTCGCGAGATCACTATGGATGATGACGACGATGTTCCGTTAGCGTCGCGGTCGGTGACGCAGGAGCGGATGGAGTCTTATCCTCTGTCGTACACGATCGAGCAGTATGGCTACCAAGCGAAGAAGGTCGCGCTATCGTTCGACGATGGACCTGATCCGACGTGGACGCCGAAGATCCTCGACATTCTGAAGAAATATGGTGTGTCCGGTACCTTCTTCATGATCGGGGAAGAGGCGCAGGATAACGTCGGCGTGATGAAGCGGGTGTATCGCGAAGGGCATGAGATTGGCAATCATACCTATACGCATCCAGACATCAGTGAAATCTCAAACCGATCGATCGACCTGCAGCTGAACTTCACGGAGCGGTTGTTCGCTTCGAAGCTGGGCGTGCAGCCGCTCTACTTCAGGCCTCCCTACTCGATTGACCAAGAGCCGGATACAAATGATCAGGCTGCCCCGGTGGATCGCATCGAGGGCCTTGGCTACATCATTATCGGCAACAAGATCGACACGAATGATTGGGACGAGCATCCGCGGAAGTCTCCCCAAGAGATTACGGATAGCGTCTTCGACGCCATCGCGCAGATGGATGCGCGGCCTTGGACTCGGGGATCGATCATCCTGCTGCATGATGGTGGTGGGGATCGCTCGCCGACGATTGCGGCGCTGCCGGTTCTGATCGAAACGCTGCGTGCGCGCGGGTATGAGATTGTGCCGGTGTCGCAGCTTCTTGGAAAGACCCGCGCGGAGGTGATGCCTGCGCTTACATCGCGCCAGCGGTGGCAGGCTGCGGTCGATTCAATTGCGTTCTTCTTCATCAGCTTTTTCAACCACTTCGTGATTGGCGTGTTCTTTGTCGGCGATGTGCTGATGAGTGCGCGGCTCATTGTGATTGGTGTGTTTGCTGTTATCGATCGTCTCCGTAAGCGGAAGAACTTTGCAACGGCGGACTACTTGCCGCGGGTTGCTGTGCTGATTCCGGCTTACAACGAAGAGGTGGTGATCGTGCGGACGATCCGGTCGGCGATGATGTCGACCTACAAGAACATCCGCATTATCGTGATCGATGACGGGTCAAAGGATCGGACGAGCCAAGTGGCACGCGATGCGTATCCGGCGGATATCGAGTCCGGCCGGCTGACGGTTTTGACGAAGCCGAATGGCGGCAAGGCCGATGCGCTGAACTATGCGCTTGAACGGATTGACGAAGACATTTACGTTGGCATCGACGCGGATGGTGTGATCGCCCATGATGCGATTACGAAGATGGTCTGCCACTTCGCGAACCCGAAGATCGGGGCGGTGGCGGGAAATGCGAAGGTTGGCAACAGGGTAAATCTGTGGACGCGGTGGCAGGCGTTGGAGTACATCACGAGCCAGAACTTTGAGCGGCGAGCCTTGGACCTCTTCGATGTGGTGATGGTGGTACCGGGGGCGATCGGCGCGTGGCGGACGGCGGCAGTCCGGGCCGGTAACGGCTACCACACCAACACGGTGGCTGAGGATGCCGACCTGACGATGAACCTGCTGGAGCAGGGATACTCGGTGATCTATGAGGACCAGGCGCTGGCGTTTACCGAGGCCCCGGTCAACATGGATGGGCTGATGCGGCAGCGGTTCCGCTGGTCGTTCGGGATACTCCAGGCGATCTTCAAGCACCGTGGTGCGATTCGTCAGCATCGAGCGATGGGGCTGTTTGCGCTGCCGAATATCCTGATCTTCCAGATCTTGCTGCCGCTGGTGTCGCCGCTGATCGACCTGATGTTTGTGTTCGGGGTCATCCACTATCTTGTCGACCGGCACTTCCATCCGGAGACGGCTTCGACGACAAGCTTCTACAAGCTGCTCGGCTTCTTCCTGGCGTTCACTGTGATCGACTTTTGTGCGTCGGCGCTGGCCTTTACGCTGGAACGGAAGAACAAGGCGAGCAAGGGTGACTTCTGGCTTCTGTTCCACATTTGGATTCAACGATTCACGTATCGACAGGTGTTCTCGCTGGTGCTGTTCAAGACCGTGAAGCGGGCGATCGACGGTAAGCCATTTGCGTGGGACAAGCTGGATCGAACGGCGAAGATGTCGAAGTCTACCGAGAAGATGATGCAATAG
- a CDS encoding Gfo/Idh/MocA family protein → MSFKADRRSFIIGSGLTALASTKAFGANDVLRVGVIGAGGRMRNLLDSADALGGYEIVAVSDVYAPHCDAVKARANATGATSHVDYHEVLNNKGIDAVLIATPDHWHVRVATDAIAAGKDVYLEKPVTHTLEEGAPLIHAVRSSKQILQCGMQQRSWSHFRNAVDLIQGGSLGRITQVRTYWWQNYGSSGGWTAMKPMDASLLDWKRWLGGAPDQAFSVEKYSRWRWYWNFGGGAMTDLFAHWIDVVHWAMKADQPVMAQMLGDKYVFEEWDCPDTLQAAFRYPGFDVVYEGMMSSSIDDGGLDFRGTEGTLKLSRSGFTLYRENIKSDQNPVLTERSFRDGTIAHMENFFACIKSRREPNAPVEAGVAAARAGHIGNLAYHRGGQTAWPVKT, encoded by the coding sequence ATGTCTTTTAAAGCTGATCGGCGTAGCTTCATTATCGGGAGCGGACTCACGGCTCTCGCTTCGACAAAAGCGTTCGGTGCAAACGATGTGCTGCGGGTCGGCGTGATCGGCGCGGGTGGCCGGATGCGGAACCTGCTGGATTCAGCGGATGCGCTCGGCGGCTATGAAATTGTTGCAGTGAGTGATGTGTATGCTCCGCACTGCGACGCTGTAAAGGCCAGGGCGAATGCTACGGGGGCTACGTCGCATGTGGACTATCACGAGGTTCTGAATAACAAGGGTATTGATGCGGTACTTATCGCGACGCCGGACCATTGGCATGTTCGGGTTGCAACGGACGCGATCGCTGCCGGTAAGGATGTGTACCTCGAGAAGCCGGTGACGCATACGCTTGAAGAAGGTGCGCCGCTCATTCATGCGGTGCGATCGAGCAAGCAGATCTTGCAATGCGGTATGCAGCAACGCAGTTGGAGCCACTTCCGCAATGCGGTGGATTTGATTCAGGGTGGAAGCCTTGGGCGGATCACGCAGGTGAGAACATACTGGTGGCAGAACTACGGTTCCAGCGGCGGTTGGACGGCTATGAAGCCGATGGATGCGAGCCTGCTGGATTGGAAGCGATGGCTTGGCGGCGCACCGGACCAGGCGTTCAGCGTGGAGAAGTACAGCCGCTGGCGCTGGTACTGGAACTTTGGTGGCGGCGCGATGACGGACCTGTTCGCACATTGGATCGACGTGGTGCATTGGGCAATGAAGGCCGACCAGCCCGTGATGGCGCAGATGCTCGGCGACAAGTATGTGTTTGAGGAGTGGGATTGCCCGGATACGCTGCAGGCGGCGTTTCGCTACCCCGGCTTCGACGTGGTGTACGAGGGGATGATGAGTTCGTCGATCGATGATGGCGGGCTGGATTTCCGTGGAACAGAGGGAACGCTGAAGCTTTCGCGTAGCGGATTTACGCTCTATCGGGAGAACATCAAGAGCGATCAGAATCCCGTGCTGACGGAACGTAGCTTCAGGGATGGAACGATCGCGCACATGGAGAACTTCTTTGCCTGTATCAAGAGCCGTCGTGAGCCGAATGCGCCGGTCGAGGCTGGTGTAGCAGCAGCGCGAGCGGGACATATTGGAAATCTTGCGTACCATCGCGGGGGGCAGACGGCCTGGCCGGTGAAGACATAG
- a CDS encoding TetR/AcrR family transcriptional regulator has translation MAQKHSAPTSPKRKLRADAQQNYCRILEVARLAFAQDGAATTLDDIVRQAGVGSGTLYRHFPTRDALIEAVYRSEVEKLVAAGQRFTTTRPPLDALRAWMLLFIDHVAQKKLILPAMDTVAGGSIRLIEGARGLIHGCFLTLVQGAIDSGELRADTNPDDLVRTLIGVFHTTALPGWEASARRIVDILIAGSRPA, from the coding sequence ATGGCGCAAAAACACTCCGCTCCAACTTCGCCTAAACGCAAGCTTCGTGCGGATGCGCAGCAGAACTACTGCCGCATCCTCGAGGTGGCACGGCTCGCCTTTGCGCAGGACGGAGCGGCGACGACGCTTGACGACATTGTTCGGCAGGCGGGTGTGGGTTCAGGCACGCTTTACCGTCACTTTCCCACACGGGATGCTCTTATCGAAGCCGTGTACCGGAGCGAGGTGGAGAAGCTGGTTGCGGCTGGTCAGCGATTCACGACAACGAGGCCGCCGCTCGACGCACTTCGCGCGTGGATGCTGCTCTTCATTGATCACGTGGCTCAAAAGAAACTTATACTGCCCGCCATGGATACGGTTGCGGGGGGTTCCATACGCCTGATCGAGGGGGCGCGCGGACTCATTCACGGCTGCTTTCTCACCCTGGTTCAGGGCGCGATCGACAGCGGGGAACTTCGCGCGGATACGAACCCCGACGACCTGGTCCGTACCCTCATCGGTGTCTTCCACACGACGGCTCTGCCGGGCTGGGAGGCGAGCGCCCGGCGGATCGTCGACATTCTTATTGCCGGGTCGCGCCCAGCGTAG
- a CDS encoding ArnT family glycosyltransferase: MHPLTNQRRTLWLHIAAALAIGFALRHWFITHTARIDGDTLIYGEIAINWMQHNVYGFVMNAGVPKPTLIRLPGYPLFLVACFRIFGLSAYTAVMYVQTVIDLVSCLLISALAGRLFGPRARVAALWLAALCPFTASYVAAPLTETLTLACITLAFYALERWSTTDHGPNRWLWVITITLAYSILLRPEQGLLAAAILPAMLWLAIKSRPPHPFAALPRKGGVDNVSLTKRALPVVTAAICILLPLIPWTLRNQRTFHVFQPLAPRYATDPGEKIPLDFQRWYRTWAIDFTSTEDVYWNYDGGPIQITDLPNRAFDSDAQYIRTEALLNDYNDTSNDTPALESRFAELAHERITADPIRYYLALPAARLINMALRPRLEMLPISLEWWKWSEHHAQTAFGTAYAALNLAYFVLAGIGVFLWHRRKWNGRAALAWAMLASITLRCALLLTLDNSEPRYTLEFFPIVFLAASILFSRQKESAPDPSTNLSS; encoded by the coding sequence ATGCACCCTCTCACAAATCAGCGCCGCACCCTCTGGCTGCACATCGCCGCCGCGCTCGCCATCGGCTTCGCCCTCCGCCACTGGTTCATCACCCACACCGCCCGGATCGACGGCGACACCCTCATCTACGGCGAGATCGCCATCAACTGGATGCAGCACAACGTCTACGGCTTTGTCATGAATGCGGGCGTCCCCAAGCCCACCCTCATTCGCCTCCCCGGCTACCCACTCTTCCTCGTGGCCTGCTTCCGCATCTTCGGCCTCAGCGCCTACACGGCAGTCATGTACGTGCAGACCGTCATCGACCTGGTCTCCTGCCTCCTCATCAGTGCCCTCGCCGGAAGACTCTTCGGTCCCCGCGCCCGCGTCGCCGCCCTCTGGCTCGCAGCCCTCTGCCCCTTCACCGCCAGCTACGTCGCCGCCCCTCTCACCGAGACCCTCACCCTCGCCTGCATCACCCTCGCCTTCTACGCACTCGAGCGCTGGAGCACCACTGACCATGGCCCCAACCGCTGGCTCTGGGTCATCACAATCACCCTCGCCTACAGCATCCTCCTCCGGCCCGAGCAAGGCCTCCTCGCCGCCGCCATCCTCCCCGCCATGCTCTGGCTCGCAATCAAATCCCGGCCGCCCCACCCTTTCGCAGCCCTACCGCGAAAGGGTGGGGTCGACAACGTCTCCCTCACGAAGCGCGCCCTACCCGTAGTCACAGCAGCCATCTGCATCCTGCTCCCGCTCATCCCGTGGACCCTCCGCAACCAGCGCACCTTCCACGTCTTCCAGCCACTCGCCCCGCGCTACGCCACCGACCCCGGCGAGAAGATCCCTCTAGACTTCCAGCGCTGGTACCGCACCTGGGCCATCGACTTCACCTCCACAGAAGACGTGTACTGGAACTACGACGGCGGCCCCATCCAAATCACCGACCTCCCCAACCGCGCTTTCGACTCCGACGCCCAGTACATTCGCACCGAAGCCCTCCTCAACGACTACAACGACACCTCGAACGACACCCCTGCCCTCGAATCCCGCTTCGCCGAACTAGCCCACGAGCGCATCACCGCCGACCCCATCCGCTACTATCTCGCGCTCCCGGCAGCTCGCCTCATCAACATGGCCCTGCGTCCCCGCCTCGAGATGCTCCCCATCTCCCTCGAGTGGTGGAAATGGAGCGAGCACCACGCCCAGACAGCCTTCGGCACCGCCTACGCCGCGCTCAACCTGGCTTATTTCGTGCTCGCAGGCATCGGCGTGTTCCTGTGGCACCGCCGCAAATGGAACGGGCGAGCCGCCCTCGCCTGGGCTATGCTCGCCTCCATCACTCTGCGCTGCGCCTTACTGCTGACCCTCGACAATTCAGAACCTCGCTACACCCTCGAGTTCTTCCCCATCGTCTTTCTGGCCGCGTCCATACTCTTCAGCCGCCAAAAGGAATCCGCCCCTGATCCATCCACAAACCTGTCATCCTGA